ATGATGAACTCGTAAAAAGTCGCATTTCCGACGGACTCGTAAAAATACAGGCCCTTATGATGAGCATCCTGTCCAAACTCAAGCCGCGTTTCTGGGACCACCTGGACTCGGCCTCTGGACCGGGCAACCGGCATTACAGCTTCCGGCGCAAGTGGCTGATGATCGTTTCGTTCACCACGGTGGTGACGCTTACGCCGCTTTTTGTCATGGCGCTGGTGGACTACCGGCTGACCCGCCAGGCGTTTGAAAACGAGGCCCGCATGGCCGTATCCCGCGCGGTCTCCAACACCTGGCGCAGCATCTCCTTTCTCCTTTCCCAGCGCAGGGCGGCCCTGGTTTTCATTGCGCGGGACAACAGCCTGGACGCGCTGACCCGGCCCGGACGCCTGGAAGTCCTCCTGGACCACCTGCAGCACATCATGGGCGGATTCGTCGATCTGGATGTGGTGGACGCCGACCGCAATATTCAGGCCTGCGCCGGTTTCCATGCCGGGGCCGGCAGCCGCCTGGAACCGGGAAAATGCTTCGACAATGCGGTCGCCAACGGTTTTTTCATCAGCGATGTATCGGAAAACGCCGGACGGAATCATCAACTAGTCATCGCCATTCGGCAGCGTTCAACCGACGGAGGATTCTTTGTGCTGCGGGCGACGTTGGATGCCGACCTTTTCGATGCCCCGGTGTCCCAACTGGCCATGGGCGGCAACGACGACGTCTTTATCGTCAACCGGCAGGGCGTGCTCCAGACGCCGTCCCGATATTTCGGAAAACGCTTTGAGCAAATCCCTCTGCCCGTACCCGAAGCCATCGACGGGACCCGGGTTTCCCGGACCGTGGACCAGGCCGGGCGCCCGCTGCTGGTGGGCATGGCGCCCATCGCCGACAGCCCCTTTGTACTGCTGATGATCCGCCAGCAGTCGGACATCATGGACCTGTGGCTCAAACCGAGAATGCAGCTGATCGGTTTTCTGCTGTTCAGTATCGTGCTGATTCTGGCCTCCATCGTGGGTGTTGCCACTTACATGGTCAACCGCATCCACGTCTCCGACCAGCGCCGGGTCCACGCCCTGCACCAGGTGGAATATGCCAACAAACTGGCTTCCATCGGCCGGTTGGCCTCGGGGGTGGCCCACGAAGTCAACAACCCCCTGGCCATCATCAACCAGAAAGCCGGCTTGATCAAAGACCTGCTCACCATCAGGGGCGACCAGACCGGCAACGAAAA
This window of the uncultured Desulfosarcina sp. genome carries:
- a CDS encoding ATP-binding protein, which gives rise to MKKSVGSKHDELVKSRISDGLVKIQALMMSILSKLKPRFWDHLDSASGPGNRHYSFRRKWLMIVSFTTVVTLTPLFVMALVDYRLTRQAFENEARMAVSRAVSNTWRSISFLLSQRRAALVFIARDNSLDALTRPGRLEVLLDHLQHIMGGFVDLDVVDADRNIQACAGFHAGAGSRLEPGKCFDNAVANGFFISDVSENAGRNHQLVIAIRQRSTDGGFFVLRATLDADLFDAPVSQLAMGGNDDVFIVNRQGVLQTPSRYFGKRFEQIPLPVPEAIDGTRVSRTVDQAGRPLLVGMAPIADSPFVLLMIRQQSDIMDLWLKPRMQLIGFLLFSIVLILASIVGVATYMVNRIHVSDQRRVHALHQVEYANKLASIGRLASGVAHEVNNPLAIINQKAGLIKDLLTIRGDQTGNEKLIGLVDAVLASVRRCGTITRRLLDFSRHMEASVETVDIEAVIRQVLAFLEKEAERRGIAISVSTREKIPSFESDLGNLQQIFLNLVNNAFAAMQNGGRLDIFIRRQGKDHIAVAVADTGHGIPEADLRRVFEPFFSTREGHAGTGLGLSVTYGLVSEMGGTIAVESKPDQGTCFTVTLPLASPLRPSAVSGEGSGPIPKGEKP